Part of the Flagellimonas eckloniae genome, ACAGCCCAATGGGCAAACAATTGATTAGCGGAGTAGCTGGTCAAACAGGGCAACCTGAAAACAAAACAGCAGATGTTTTGAGTATGGCCATGCCTCTTTTAATGGGTGCAATGAAGAAAAATACTTCTTCCCCGGGAGGTGCACAAGGTCTATTGAACGCACTTTCTTCCAAACATGATGGCAGCATATTAAACGACCTTGGAGGTCTATTTGGTGGTGGTGTAGATCAAAATGTAATGGATGATGGCGCAGGTATTCTAGGTCATGTTTTTGGATCAAAGCAACCTCAGGTTGAAAATGCCTTGAGCAGCAAATCAGGTATCGATGCTGGATCAATTTCACAAATATTAAAAATAGCGGCTCCTATTCTATTGGGTTATTTAGGCAAACAGACAAAACAACAAAATGTCAGTAGCCCTGATGCTTTAAGTGGACTTTTAGGAGGACTCATGGGAGGAAACAGCGCTGCTAATAAGCAACAATCATTAATAGAAACCTTTTTGGATTCAGATGGTGATGGTAGTGTAATAGATGATTTAGCTGGAATGGTATTGAACAGCGGAAGTCAGAAAAAGAGTGGTCTTGGGGGGCTTTTAGGAGGCCTTTTCGGAAAATAAACCACCAATCTTAACTTTATTTAACAGAGCCATTTGAGTTTTCAAATGGCTTTTTTTGTATTTTAATAATATGAAAAAGAGAGTACTACACTATTTTATTACTGCATCATTGATTGTGGGTTTGTTTGTTTCGTGTTCAACGCAAAAAGAAGCATTGGATATTTCTACAGAGGAAAAAGCAGTCTTTGATTCCCAAGAAGAAGATGCAGTTGAGATAAAAGATGACGAAACCGAGTATGAAATTATCATTATAGAACCAGGTTTTAATGCTTGGTTACAGAGTATTGCAAGGCCAGAGGGCTATTATACCCAGAGCTTCTTGGAAAATAGAAATCAAATTATGGTCATTAATTGGAATCAGAGGGTAATACAACCCCAGCGGTTCAATCCAAATTTATACGAGTTACAAATAAATTATGACCCTCATATAGATTATGGCTATGAGGTAAATTACAAATTGTACAATTACTTCATT contains:
- a CDS encoding DUF937 domain-containing protein, whose amino-acid sequence is MSGLLDLLNSPMGKQLISGVAGQTGQPENKTADVLSMAMPLLMGAMKKNTSSPGGAQGLLNALSSKHDGSILNDLGGLFGGGVDQNVMDDGAGILGHVFGSKQPQVENALSSKSGIDAGSISQILKIAAPILLGYLGKQTKQQNVSSPDALSGLLGGLMGGNSAANKQQSLIETFLDSDGDGSVIDDLAGMVLNSGSQKKSGLGGLLGGLFGK
- a CDS encoding DUF6146 family protein is translated as MKKRVLHYFITASLIVGLFVSCSTQKEALDISTEEKAVFDSQEEDAVEIKDDETEYEIIIIEPGFNAWLQSIARPEGYYTQSFLENRNQIMVINWNQRVIQPQRFNPNLYELQINYDPHIDYGYEVNYKLYNYFIYFQRKYNQRLGPFIPRI